The sequence CGCCGAGCGGGTCAAGGCCCCGGTCGGGCACGCCCTGCGCGGCAAGGAGTGGATCCAGTACGACAACCCGTTCGACGTCGGCATGAGCGGGCTGCTCGGCTACGGCGCCGCCTACGAGGCCACCCACGAGTGCGATCTGCTGATCCTGCTCGGCACGGACTTCCCGTACAACGCCTTCCTGCCCGACGACGTGCAGATCGTGCAGGTCGATGTGCGGCCCGAACACCTCGGCCGGCGCACCAAGCTGGATCTGGCCGTCTGGGGCGACGTCCGCGAGACGCTGCGCTGTCTGACGCCCCGGGTCAAGGTCAAGAGCGACCGCAAGTTCCTCGACCGGATGCTCAAGAAGCACGCCGACGCCCTGGAGGGCGTGGTCAAGGCGTACACCCGCAAGGTCGAGAAGCACGTGCCGATCCACCCCGAGTACGTGGCCTCGGTGCTGGACGAGATCGCCGACGACGACGCGGTGTTCACCGTCGACACCGGCATGTGCAACGTATGGGCGGCCCGCTATCTGACGCCCAACGGCAAGCGGCGGGTGATCGGTTCCTTCAGCCACGGCTCGATGGCCAACGCGCTGCCGCAGGCGATCGGCGCGCAGTTCACCGACCGCAACCGGCAGGTCGTCTCGATGTCGGGCGACGGCGGATTCACCATGCTGATGGGCGACTTCCTGACCCTGGTCCAGTACAACCTGCCGGTCAAGGTCGTCCTGTTCAACAACTCCTCGCTGGGCATGGTCGAACTGGAGATGCTGGTCGGCGGCCTGCCGTCCTTCGGTACGACCAACAAGAACCCGGACTTCGCCGCCGTCGCCCGCGCGGCCGGCGCGTACGGCGTGCGCGTCGAGAAGCCCAAGGAGCTCCAGAGCGCCCTGAAGGACGCCTTCAAGCACAAGGGGCCGGCGCTCGTCGACGTCGTCACCGACCCCAACGCCCTGTCCATCCCGCCGAAGATCAGCGCGGACATGGTGACCGGATTCGCCCTGTCCGCCAGCAAGATCGTGCTGGACGGCGGGGTGGGCCGGATGGTCCAGATGGCCCGCTCCAACCTCCGTAACATGCCCCGGCCTTGATCCGGACACCGCTAACGTGGACGGGGTTAGCGGCGCGTTATGGAGACGGCAGCACGACACGCGAGGCTCATGAGAGGAAACGTGTGAAGACTCTCTTGGAGACCCTGCGTGAGACATCATATTGCGGAGAAGACCGGGTGGCGCAGAGTCGCCGCTCTGCTCACCGCACTCATAGCCATGGCCGCAGTCCTTACCGCCCTGAGCCCCGGGCCGGCTTGGGCGCTGGATGACGACACGGACAATCCGGCGTACCGGTCGCTCGGGAAGGCGGACAACCCCGACTGGATGAGCGGGATCGGCGACAGCACCCCACTCGGCCGGCTGTCCGTGCCCGGAACGCACGAGACGCTGTCGATCCGAGGCGGCGACAGCACCTACACGCAACAGAACGGCGGCCCCAGCGCCCGGACCCTGGCGGCTCAGCTCCAGGCAGGCATCAGGGCCATCGACATCCGGGTGCGGGTCATCGGCGGCTCGTTCACGATCCACCACGGCAAGGTGTACCAGGACGCGAACTTCGCGGATGTCCTGCGCGTGCTGGGCGAGTTCCTGACCGCGCATCCCAGCGAGACCGTGATGATGCATCTGCGGGCCGAGTGCGACAACAACAGCTCCTCCACGAGCTTCGACTGCAGGGACGAGCCGACCAGCACGACCGACAAGGACCGCGCCGACACGTTCCGCAAGTACCTCGCGGATGACCCCAACGCCCAGTTCTTCTGGGGGCCTTCGGTCAGCGGGGAACGCCAGGCGGATGTTCCGAACCTGGGTGACGTGCGCAAGAAGATCGTCCTGGAGCGCTTCCGGAACGTGGGCGAGTACAGCGGCAAGTACGGTCTCACCGGCGACAGTTACTTCATTCAGGACGACTACAACGTGGCGAACATCCTGGACGGGGCCATCAATGACAAGGTCCGGAAGGTTGTCGACCACCTCACTGCGGCCGACCTGGACTCCGACCCCAGGCACATGTACCTGAACTACACGAGCGGCTCCAGCATGTGGGCCTATCCCAAGGCCGTCGCGGACCGGGTGAACGAAAAGGTCCTTCCCCTGCTCGGAGCCATGAGGTCCCGTACCGGCGAAGTGCTGATGGACTATCCCGGCTACGCGATGATCAACACCATCATCGGCGCGAACCGGCCATGGACCGCCCCCTCATGGCAGACTCCGCGGATCGCGGTCATGCCCTTGGGCGACTCCATCACCCTGGGTGTGGGCAGCAGTACCCGGACCGGCTACCGGCCCGCACTGGCGGGCGGCCTCGCCCAGCACACGGGCGCGCTGGAGTTCGTGGGCTCGCAGACCGACGCCGACGGTGTGACGCACCACGAGGGGCACTCGGGCTGGCTCATCGACCAGTTGCAGGCGAACATCGAGACCTGGCTCGCGGCCGCCGAACCCAATTTGATCACGCTGCACATCGGCACCAACGACATGAACCGCGACTACCAGGTGGCGACGGCACCGCAGCGACTGGGTGCGCTCATCGACCAGATTCACGCCGCCTCGCCCGATACCGTCGTCGTGGTCGCCTCACTGGTGCCCGCCACCGACGCGGCGGTTCAGGCCCGGGTCGACACCTACAACAAGGCGATCCCGGGGATCGTCGCGGACCGGGTCGGGCGGGGCTACAAGATCTCCTGGGTCAGCATGGACGCACTGACCACCGGCGACCTCAACGACAACCTGCACCCCAACAACAACGGCTACACCAAGATGGCGGACGCGTTCCTGGGCGGCATCGCGACCGTCGCCGACAGGGGCTGGATCAAGGAGACGGTCGAGGTCGAGCCCGCACCGCCGCGTCAGGCACCGAACCACGGTGACTACGACGTGGACATCAACGGCGACGGCCGGGCGGACTACCTGGTGGTGGAGGACAACGGGGCGGTCCGTGCCTGGCTCAACACCGCCAACCCCACCACCGGCGCCGTCGAGTGGGCCGATCAGGGGGTCATCGCCTCCGGTTCGAGTGCCTGGACGGGTGACCAGGTCCGCTTCGCCGACGTCGGTGGCGACGCCCGCGTCGACTACCTGGTGGTGGACCCCCGAAACGGGGCGGTCCGCGCGTTCATCAACACCGGCGGCGACGGCCGCGGCGGCTGGCAGGACAAGGGCGTCATCGCCACCGGCTCCAGCGCGTGGACCGGTGACCAGGTCCGCTTCGCCGACGTGGGCGGGGACGCCAGGGCCGACTACCTCGTCGTCGGCCCCAACGGTGCCACCCGCGCCCTCCTCAACACCACCAACGCTTCCACCGGCGCCATCAAGTGGGCCGATCAGGGGGTCATCGCCTCCGGTTCGAGCGCCTGGACGGGCGACCAGGTCCGTTTCGCCGACGTGGGTGGTGACGCCAGGGCCGACTACCTCGTCGTCGGTGCGCAGGGCGCCGTCCACGCCTACGTCAACAACGGCGGCGACGGCCACGGCGGCTGGCAGGACAACGGCGTCATCGCCACCGGTTCCGCCGGCTGGCTCGCCGGGCAGGTCCGCTTCGCCGACATCAACGGCGACGGCCGCGCCGACTACCTCGTCCTCGACGACAACGGCGCCGTCCGCGCCTACCTCCACACGGCCGGCACGGATGGGACCGTCAAGTGGGCCGACCAAGGGGTGATCGCCACCGGTACCGGGGCACCCGGCTTCCGCGTCCACATCTGAATCCTGCCCAGCCCCGGTCCCGATCCGTTTCTGACCGGAGATATCGCCCCCATACGCACGTGCCCCACCGGAATTCCGGTGGGGCACGTGCGTGCGATTCGGGAGTGAGGGAGCGTCATCTGTGCGCGACAGTCGGCCTCTTGGCACCCTCGGCGCCATGTGACATATTACTGGCGTGTTCACGAGACAGCCTTTGGATGTCGTCGTTGTCGGAGCCGGAGTGGTCGGCGCCGCCTGCGCCTACCACGCCACCCGGTCCGGACTCTCGGTCGCTGTGGTGGACGGTGGACCGGTCGCCGGCGGCACCACGGGGGCAGGGGAGGGCAACCTCCTGGTCTCCGACAAGCCACCGGGTCCGGAGCTGTCCCTCGCGCTGCTCTCCTCCTCGCTCTGGCGCGAGTGGTCCGAAGAACTGCCCAGGGCTGTCGAGTTCGAGCAGAAGGGCGGACTGGTCGTCGCGGCGGACGAGGCGTCCCTGGCCACCCTGACCGCGACCGCCGCCGGTCAGAGCCGGGCAGGGGTGCGTGTCACGGCCGTCGCCCCGCACGAACTGCCCGAGGTCGAACCGCACCTGGCGTCCGGACTGGCGGGCGGTGTTCTCTACTCCCAGGATGCTCAGGTCCAGCCCGCCCTGGCGGCCGCCCACCTGATCCGCGCGGCCCGTGACGCCGGGGCGATCGTGCGCCTGGGCACGCCGGTCACCGCTGTACTCACCGGCCCGGCGGGCGAGGTGCGCGGCGTGCGCACCGGGGCGGGGGACCTGCTCGCGCCCGCCGTGGTCAACGCGACCGGGGTCAGGGGCGGGGAGTTCGCCGCACTGGCCGGGGTGGAACTCCCGGTCCTGCCCCGGCGCGGCTTCGTCCTCGTGACCGAGCCCCTGCCGCCCCTGATCCGGCACAAGGTCTACGCCGCGGAGTACGTGGCCGATGTGTCCAGCGCCTCGGCCGCTCTCCAGACGTCGCCGGTCGTGGAGGGCACCCCGTCCGGGCCCGTACTGATCGGCGCCAGCCGGGAACGGGTGGGCTTCGACCGCACCCTGTCCGTGCCGGTGATCAGCCGGCTGGCGGCCGCGGCGGCCGCGCTCTTCCCGGTCCTCGGCGACACCCGGGTACTGCGCGCCTACCACGGCTTCCGCCCCTACCTGCCCGACCACCTCCCCGCGATCGGCCCCGACCGCCGCGTCCCCGGCCTCTTCCACGCCTGCGGTCACGAGGGCGCGGGCATCGGCCTCGCCCCCGCGACGGCTGTCCTGGTCACGGCGGCGATCCGGGGCGAGGAACCACCCCTCGACCCGACGCCCTTCAACCCCGGGCGGTTCGGCGAGGCGGGACCGGGCGGGGCGCGGCCGCTGGGCGGGGCGCCGTCGGCGGGCGGGGCGGGGCCGCCGGTCGGACCGGATCCGGCTGAACCGCCCCCAGACTGAACCGGCCCCCGGCCGCCCCCTTCGTGGCATGCGACATGGCACAGCTCCGCCCTCGCCGCGCCTTCCGCCGCCCCGCACCCACCACCCCCGCACCCCCTCGCCCCGACCGACCGACGAGACAGGAGCCCCGGTGAGACGAGCACGCCGACGTGGTCCCGCACGAACCCCGGCAGGCCTGGCCGGCGCCGAGCCGGGGTCCGGGTTCGAGATCACCTTCGACGGCCGGCCGGTCCGCGCGCTGCCCGGCCAGAGCATCGCGGCCGCGCTGTGGGCCGCGTCCGTCCTCAGCTGGCGGACCACCCGGGTCAACGGCCGCCCCCGGGGCGCCTTCTGCGGCATCGGCTCCTGCTTCGACTGCCTGGCAACCGTCAACGGGGAACCCGGCCTGCGCGCCTGCCTGCTGCCCGCCCGCCCCGGCGACGCCGTCACCACCCAGGAAGGGACCGGACATGCCGCCCCCCGCCCCTGAACGCGCCGGACTCGCGGTGATCGGCGCCGGACCCGCCGGGCTCGCGGCCGCCGTGACCGCCGCCGAGGGAGGTCTCGACGTGGTCCTGATCGACGCGGCCGACGCCCCCGGCGGCCAGTTCTACCGCGCGCCCGCCCCCGGCCTCGGCGCCACCCGGCCCGAAGCCCTGCACCACGGCTGGGCCGCCTTCACCGCGCTCACCGCGCGCCTCGGCCGGCAGCGTGAGGCCGGGCGCCTGTGCCATGTCACAGGTCACCAGGTATGGGCGGTGCGGCGGACCGGCGAGGACTGGACCCTGCACCTGGTCACCGGACCCGACGGCCGAGGTGGTGCCGCCGTGCGCGCACGCCGCCTCGTCGTCGCGACCGGTGCCCACGAACGCCAACTGCCCTTCCCCGGATGGACCCTGCCGGGAGTGGTGGGCGCGGCCGGGGCGCAGGCCATGCTCAAGTCCGGCCTGGTGCTGCCGGGCCGGCGCGTCGTCGTGGCCGGAAGCGGGCCGCTGCTCCAGGCCGTCGCCCTCTCCCTGGCCCGGGCCGGAGCCGAGGTGCCCGCGCTGGTGGAGGCCGCCGGGTACGGGGCGTACGCCCGCGCGCCCCTGGTCCTGGCCGCGAACCCGGACCGGCTCGGGGAAGGGGTACGCCACCGCGCCGGCCTCGCCCGGCACGGGGTGCGGATGCTTACGCACCGGGCCGTCACCGCCGTGCACGGCACCGAGCGCGTGGAAGGTGTCACGGTCAGCCGGCTCGACCGCGCGTGGCGCCCCGTGCCGGGGACCGGGCGGCGCGTCGACTGCGACGCCCTGGCCGTCGGTCACGGCCTCGTCCCGCAACTGGACCTCGCCCTCGGGCTCGGCTGCTCCACCCGGCCCGGTACCGACGGCTCGGCCGCGCTGCTCCTGGACGAGGAACTGCGCACCACCGTGCCCGGGGTCTGGGCCGCAGGTGAGACCGGCGGCATCGGCGGCGTGCGGCTGGCCCTGGCCGAAGGCGAGCTGGCGGCCCTCTCGGTGATCGCGGACGCCCGGGACGGCCGCCCCGGCCGGACCACCGCCCGGGTGGCCCGGCTGCGCCGCGCACGGCGCCGGATGCGCCGGTTCGCCGGGCTGATGGGCGCGGTGCACCGGCCGGGCCCCGGGTGGAGCGCGTGGCTCGCGCCGGACACCGAGGTCTGCCGGTGCGAGGAGGTCACCGCCGGCGCCGTCCGTACCGCCGTGGACGAGCTGGGCGCCGGCGACAGCCGTACGGCCAAGCTCCTCACCCGCGCCGGCATGGGCTGGTGCCAGGGCCGGACCTGCGGCTTCGCCGTCCGGGAACTCGCCGGCGGGGCCACGGACGGCGCCGCCCCCGACCGGCGCCCGCTCGCCTGCCCCGTAACCCTCTCCACGCTCGCGCGGGCCGCCGGGCCCGAGGACGCGTGAGCACGTACACCGCCCGCACCCCGCACCCCATCTCTCAAGGAGCTCTCATGACGACCACCTCCACCGGCAGCACGGCCCCCTGGCGGGGTGTCATGGTCGCCACCCCGCTCACCCTGCGCGAGGACCGGTCCATCGACTTCGACGCGTACGCCACCCATGTCCAGGACCTGCTCGCCGCCGGCTGCGACGGCGTGGTGCCCAACGGTTCGCTGGGTGAGTACCAGACCCTCAGCGACCGGGAACGCCGGGACGTGGTGCGCGTCGCCGTCGAGGCGGCGGGGGACGGGGCCCGGGTGATGCCCGGGGTCTCCTCGTACGACAGCGCACAGTCGTGGCGCCGGGCGGAGGAGGCCGCCGAGGCCGGGGCCGGTTCCGTCCTGCTGCTGCCGCCCAACGGCTACCTCTGCCGGGACGCGGCCGTCCGGGCCCACTACGCCGAGGTCGCCGGGGCGGGCCTGCCTGTCGTCGCGTACAACAACCCGTACGACACCAAGGTGGACCTGACGCCCCGGCTGCTCGCCCAACTGCACGCGGACGGTTCGATCGTGGCCGTCAAGGAGTTCAGCGGCGACGTGCGCAGGGCGTACGAGATCGCCGAGGAGGCGCCCGGCCTCGACCTGCTCGCCGGCGCCGACGACGTCCTGCTGGAACTCGCGCTGGCCGGGGCCGTGGGCTGGATCGCCGGCTGCCCCAACGTGCTTCCGGCCGGCTGCGTCACCCTGTACCGGGCGGCGGTCTCCGGGGACCTGGACACGGCGCTGCCCCTGTACCGGCAGTTGCACCCGCTGCTGCGCTGGGACTCCAAACCGGAGTTCGTCCAGGCCATCAAGGCGGCCATGGACATCGCCGGCAGACACGGCGGCCCCACCCGGCCGCCGCGCCTGCCGCTCGGCGGGGACGCCCTGGCCGCCGTGCGTGCCGCCACCGAGAAGGCGCTCGCCGAGGGCCTGGACTGAATCCCGCAGGCCACCCCGCACCGAAGCCGTAGGAGGCCCACCTTGCGCAGCCGCCACATCTTCCACGCCGTCGACTCGCACACCGAAGGCATGCCCACCCGCGTCATCACAGGCGGAATCGGTACGCTCCCCGGCGCCACCATGGCCGAGCGCCGCACCCACTTCATGGCGCACCGGGACGCGGTGCGCACCCTGCTGATGTACGAGCCGCGCGGCCACGCCGCGATGAGCGGTGCCGTGCTCCAGCCGCCGACCCGCCCCGACGCCGACTTCGGGGTCCTGTTCATGGAGGTCTCCGGCTGCCTGCCGATGTGCGGGCACGGCACCATCGGGGTGGCCACCGTACTGGTGGAGACCGGCATGGTCACGGTCACCGAACCGGTCACCACCGTACGGCTGGACACCCCCGCCGGACTGGTCACGGTCGACGTCCGCGTCGAGGCGGGCGCCGCGACCTCCGTCACCCTCACCAACGTCCCGGCGTTCAGCGCCGGACTCGGGCTCACCGCGAAGGTCCCCGGACACGGCACCGTGCCCTACGACCTCGCCTACGGCGGCAACTTCTACGCGATGGTGCGCCTGGAGGACCTGGGGCTGCCGTTCGACCGCTCACGGAAGGACGAACTGCTCGCGGCGGGGCTGGCGTTGATGGAGGAGGTCAACGCGTCCGGCGACCGGCCGGTCCACCCGCTGGACCCGGCCATCCACGGGCTCAAACACGTCCAGCTGATCGCGCCCGGATCCGACGCCGTCCACTCGCGGCACGCCATGGCCATCCACCCCGGCTGGTTCGACCGCTCGCCGTGCGGCACCGGCACCTCCGCGCGCATGGCCCAGCTGCACGCCCGGGGAGAACTGCCCCTGGACCAGGACTTCGTCAACGAGTCGTTCATCGGGACCAGGTTCACCGGCCGGCTGGTCGGGGAAACCACGGTCGGCACGCTGCCGGCGGTCGTCCCGACGGTCACGGGGCGCGCCTGGATCACCGGGACCGCGCAGTACTTCCTCGACCCCGCCGACCCGTTCCCGGAGGGCTTCCTGCTGTGAGCCCGCACGCCCGTCGCAGGCAACGTGACATTGTAGTCTGGGGCTCCGCACGGTGCTGGAGGAACAGACATGGCCCGCCTGACGTCGCTCAACGTGATCTCGGCGCAGGAGCACCTGCGCGACCAGGTGGCGCACGCGCTGCGGGCGGCACTCGTCTCGGGCGAGCTGGAACCCGGCACGGTCTACTCGGCGCCCGCGCTCGCCGCCGAATTCGGTGTGTCCGCGACACCCGTCCGTGAGGCGATGCTCGACCTGGCCCGCGAGGGCCTGGTCGAGGCCGTACGCAACAAGGGCTTCCGCATCACCGAGCTGACCGAACAGGACCTGGACGACTTCACCGAGCTGCGCGCGATGATCGAGGTCCCCACCGTGGGCCGGATCGCGCGGATGGGCCGGACGCGCGAGCTGGAGGCGCTGCGGCCGGTCGCGCTGGAGATCGTCGAGGCCGCGGGACGCCACGACATCCTGGGCTACCTGGAGGCCGACCGGCGCTTCCACCTCGCCCTGCTGGGGCTGGCCGGCAACCGCCGGCTGGTCGAGCAGGTCGGTGAACTGCGCAAGCGCTCCCGTCTCTTCGGGCTGAACCGCCTCGCCGAGTCCGGCCAGTTGACCGCCTCGGCCGAGGAACACGTACAGCTGCTCGACCTGGTGGTCGCGGGTGACGCCGAGGGTGCTGAGTCGTGCATGCTCGCCCATATGTCACATGTCCGTTCCCTGTGGGCGGGCGACAACCGGAGCGGCGACGTACCCGCCCAGCTCACGATCGAACGGGCCACGCACGGGGGCGTCCAGGGCTAGGGCCTGCCCGCCCGAAGGCCCCCCGCCGGGGAGGCCCCCCCCGCCCCGAAGCCTTCCGCCCCGAAGGCCCCCGCCCGGAAGGCACCTGCTCACAAGCCCGCTCACCGCCCGGCATACCGCTGAGGGCCCGCGTCCACCCGGACGCGGGCCCTCAGCCGTATATGTCGTCATGTCACGTCCTTCCGGCCCGCACGGAGTTGACGGGCAAATGAATGTGGGCACCACGCCTTCCTAAGAACATGTGACATGTGCCATTGTACAGGCGGTCGCGGATGGGGTCGTGTTCATGCCAGGCCACTCCGGCCGGCGGTTCGTTCATCCCCACCGGCCCCTCCGCGCACCATCCCCCACGGCCGCGCAGCGTCGCGCGGCCACCACACCGCTGGGAGGCGGCACGTGAAGAACCGTACGGTCCGACAGAGAGTCACCGGACTATCCACCGCGGCCCTGGCGGCCTGTCTGGGCGTAGGCATGCTCGCCGCCCCGGGCCGGGCCGCCGAACCCCGGCCCTCCGCCCCGGCCGCCGCGAGCGCGACCGCGTTCGAGCACCGGGCGGCCGGTGCCGGATCCCCCGAGCCCGGCGGCCCCACCGCGCAGGCCCTCACCGCGCCCGTCCAGGACGCCGCCCACCTGGGCGACGCGGCACTGAGCCCCGCCGACCGGGCCCCGCTCAGCGCCTCCAAGGACGCGCTGAAACGCGACTACGACGACCCGAGCGCCGCGGCGCCGAGCCACCCCGCCCCCTCGATGAAGGCCAAGGCCCGGACCAAGGCCAAGGCCCGCACCACGGCGGAGGCGGCAGGGACCGCCGCCGCCTGCTCCGTGGCCGACTTCACCAGCCGCACGGGCAGCGCACTCGTCCAGCAGATCAAGGCCTCCACCAGCGACTGCGTCAACACCCTGTTCGCCGTCAAGGGCAACGACGGCTACCTCGCCTTCCGCGAGGCGCAGATGGTCAGCGTCGCCAACGCCCTGCGCGACGGATCGGCCGCCTACCCCGGCGACAGCAGCACCGGCATGCCGCAACTGGTGCTCTTCCTGCGGGCCGGTTACTACGTGCAGTACTACGACCCCGGCACCGTCGGCAGCTACGGGGCGCCGCTGCGCACCGCCATCCAGGGCGGCCTGGACGCCTTCTTCGCCTCGGCGCACTCCCGTGACGTCACGGACGCCAACGGCGAGACCCTGGCCGAGGCCGTCATCCTCATCGACAGCGCGGAGCAGAACGCCCGCTACCTGGACGTCGTGAAGCGGCTGCTGGCCGGCTACAACTCCTCGTACAACAGCTCCTGGTACATGCTCAACGCGGTCAACAACGTCTACACCGTGACGTTCCGGGGCCACCAGCTGCCCGAGTTCGTCAGCGCCGTCGAGGCCGACCCGAGCCTGCTCGACGCGCTCGCCGGCTTCGCCCGCGACCACCTCGACCTGCTGGGCACCGACCAGTCGTACCTGACCTCGAACGCGGGCCGCGAACTCGCGCGCTTCCTCCAGGAGGACGCGCTGCGCTCCAAGGTCCGGCCGCTGGTCACCGACCTCCTCGGCCGCAGCTCCCTCACCGGGCGCACCGCACCGCTGTGGGTCGGCCTCGCGGAGATGGCCGACTACTACGACAGCGCCAACTGCTCCGCGTACGGCACCTGCGACCTGGCCGCACGCCTCAAGAGCGCCGTCCTGCCGGTCTCGTACACATGCAGTGACAGCATCCGCATCCTCGCCCAGCAGATGACGTCGGCCGACCTGACGAAGGCCTGCACCAGCCTGCGCGGCCAGGACGCCTACTTCCACCAGGTCGCCAAGGACAACGGGCCCGTGGCCAACGATCACAACACCACCATCGAGGTGGTCGTCTTCGACTCCAGCACCGACTACCAGACCTACGCCGGAGCCATCTACGGCATCGACACCAACAACGGCGGCATGTACCTGGAGGGCGACCCGGCGGCGGCCGGCAACCAGCCGCGCTTCATCGCGTACGAGGCCGAGTGGGTCCGGCCCGACTTCCAGATCTGGAACCTCAACCACGAGTACACGCACTACCTCGACGGCCGCTTCGACATGGCGGGCGACTTCGAGGCGGGTGTCACCACCCCGACCATCTGGTGGATCGAGGGCTTCGCGGAGTACGTCTCCTACTCCTACCGGGATGTCACCTACGACGACGCCGTCACCCAGGCCGCCGCGCACACCTACACTCTGCGCACGCTGTTCGACACCACCTACGAGAACGCCGACCAGACCCGCGTCTACAACTGGGGCTATCTGGCCGTGCGTTACATGCTCCAGTCGCACCGCGCCGACGTGGACAAGCTCCTCGGCCTCTACCGCGCAGGTGACTGGAACGGCGCCCGCACCCTGCTCACCTCCACCATCGGCAGCCGCTACGACGCCGACTGGAACACCTGGCTGACGGCGTGCGCGGCCGGCAGCTGCGGCACCACGACCAACCCCACCGATCCCACCGACCCGACCGACCCCACCACCCAGTGCACCGGTAGTGACGTCCGGGAGCTGGGCCAGGACTGT comes from Streptomyces sp. Mut1 and encodes:
- a CDS encoding proline racemase family protein yields the protein MRSRHIFHAVDSHTEGMPTRVITGGIGTLPGATMAERRTHFMAHRDAVRTLLMYEPRGHAAMSGAVLQPPTRPDADFGVLFMEVSGCLPMCGHGTIGVATVLVETGMVTVTEPVTTVRLDTPAGLVTVDVRVEAGAATSVTLTNVPAFSAGLGLTAKVPGHGTVPYDLAYGGNFYAMVRLEDLGLPFDRSRKDELLAAGLALMEEVNASGDRPVHPLDPAIHGLKHVQLIAPGSDAVHSRHAMAIHPGWFDRSPCGTGTSARMAQLHARGELPLDQDFVNESFIGTRFTGRLVGETTVGTLPAVVPTVTGRAWITGTAQYFLDPADPFPEGFLL
- a CDS encoding FAD/NAD(P)-dependent oxidoreductase; translation: MPPPAPERAGLAVIGAGPAGLAAAVTAAEGGLDVVLIDAADAPGGQFYRAPAPGLGATRPEALHHGWAAFTALTARLGRQREAGRLCHVTGHQVWAVRRTGEDWTLHLVTGPDGRGGAAVRARRLVVATGAHERQLPFPGWTLPGVVGAAGAQAMLKSGLVLPGRRVVVAGSGPLLQAVALSLARAGAEVPALVEAAGYGAYARAPLVLAANPDRLGEGVRHRAGLARHGVRMLTHRAVTAVHGTERVEGVTVSRLDRAWRPVPGTGRRVDCDALAVGHGLVPQLDLALGLGCSTRPGTDGSAALLLDEELRTTVPGVWAAGETGGIGGVRLALAEGELAALSVIADARDGRPGRTTARVARLRRARRRMRRFAGLMGAVHRPGPGWSAWLAPDTEVCRCEEVTAGAVRTAVDELGAGDSRTAKLLTRAGMGWCQGRTCGFAVRELAGGATDGAAPDRRPLACPVTLSTLARAAGPEDA
- a CDS encoding NAD(P)/FAD-dependent oxidoreductase, which translates into the protein MFTRQPLDVVVVGAGVVGAACAYHATRSGLSVAVVDGGPVAGGTTGAGEGNLLVSDKPPGPELSLALLSSSLWREWSEELPRAVEFEQKGGLVVAADEASLATLTATAAGQSRAGVRVTAVAPHELPEVEPHLASGLAGGVLYSQDAQVQPALAAAHLIRAARDAGAIVRLGTPVTAVLTGPAGEVRGVRTGAGDLLAPAVVNATGVRGGEFAALAGVELPVLPRRGFVLVTEPLPPLIRHKVYAAEYVADVSSASAALQTSPVVEGTPSGPVLIGASRERVGFDRTLSVPVISRLAAAAAALFPVLGDTRVLRAYHGFRPYLPDHLPAIGPDRRVPGLFHACGHEGAGIGLAPATAVLVTAAIRGEEPPLDPTPFNPGRFGEAGPGGARPLGGAPSAGGAGPPVGPDPAEPPPD
- a CDS encoding dihydrodipicolinate synthase family protein, which encodes MTTTSTGSTAPWRGVMVATPLTLREDRSIDFDAYATHVQDLLAAGCDGVVPNGSLGEYQTLSDRERRDVVRVAVEAAGDGARVMPGVSSYDSAQSWRRAEEAAEAGAGSVLLLPPNGYLCRDAAVRAHYAEVAGAGLPVVAYNNPYDTKVDLTPRLLAQLHADGSIVAVKEFSGDVRRAYEIAEEAPGLDLLAGADDVLLELALAGAVGWIAGCPNVLPAGCVTLYRAAVSGDLDTALPLYRQLHPLLRWDSKPEFVQAIKAAMDIAGRHGGPTRPPRLPLGGDALAAVRAATEKALAEGLD
- a CDS encoding (2Fe-2S)-binding protein; the encoded protein is MRRARRRGPARTPAGLAGAEPGSGFEITFDGRPVRALPGQSIAAALWAASVLSWRTTRVNGRPRGAFCGIGSCFDCLATVNGEPGLRACLLPARPGDAVTTQEGTGHAAPRP
- a CDS encoding phosphatidylinositol-specific phospholipase C domain-containing protein, which translates into the protein MRHHIAEKTGWRRVAALLTALIAMAAVLTALSPGPAWALDDDTDNPAYRSLGKADNPDWMSGIGDSTPLGRLSVPGTHETLSIRGGDSTYTQQNGGPSARTLAAQLQAGIRAIDIRVRVIGGSFTIHHGKVYQDANFADVLRVLGEFLTAHPSETVMMHLRAECDNNSSSTSFDCRDEPTSTTDKDRADTFRKYLADDPNAQFFWGPSVSGERQADVPNLGDVRKKIVLERFRNVGEYSGKYGLTGDSYFIQDDYNVANILDGAINDKVRKVVDHLTAADLDSDPRHMYLNYTSGSSMWAYPKAVADRVNEKVLPLLGAMRSRTGEVLMDYPGYAMINTIIGANRPWTAPSWQTPRIAVMPLGDSITLGVGSSTRTGYRPALAGGLAQHTGALEFVGSQTDADGVTHHEGHSGWLIDQLQANIETWLAAAEPNLITLHIGTNDMNRDYQVATAPQRLGALIDQIHAASPDTVVVVASLVPATDAAVQARVDTYNKAIPGIVADRVGRGYKISWVSMDALTTGDLNDNLHPNNNGYTKMADAFLGGIATVADRGWIKETVEVEPAPPRQAPNHGDYDVDINGDGRADYLVVEDNGAVRAWLNTANPTTGAVEWADQGVIASGSSAWTGDQVRFADVGGDARVDYLVVDPRNGAVRAFINTGGDGRGGWQDKGVIATGSSAWTGDQVRFADVGGDARADYLVVGPNGATRALLNTTNASTGAIKWADQGVIASGSSAWTGDQVRFADVGGDARADYLVVGAQGAVHAYVNNGGDGHGGWQDNGVIATGSAGWLAGQVRFADINGDGRADYLVLDDNGAVRAYLHTAGTDGTVKWADQGVIATGTGAPGFRVHI
- a CDS encoding pyruvate dehydrogenase, yielding MAKQNVSEQFVDILARAGVKRLYGVVGDSLNPVVDAIRRHPGVEWIQVRHEETAAFAAGAEAQITGTLAACAGSCGPGNLHLINGLYDAHRSMAPVLALASHIPSSEIGLNYFQATHPELLFQECSHYNEMISNPQQMPRLLQTAIQHAVGQGGVSVVTMPGDIAGQPAPEKAVEHALVTSRPTVRPGDDEIDKLCRMVDGAKRVTLFCGSGTAGAHAEVMEFAERVKAPVGHALRGKEWIQYDNPFDVGMSGLLGYGAAYEATHECDLLILLGTDFPYNAFLPDDVQIVQVDVRPEHLGRRTKLDLAVWGDVRETLRCLTPRVKVKSDRKFLDRMLKKHADALEGVVKAYTRKVEKHVPIHPEYVASVLDEIADDDAVFTVDTGMCNVWAARYLTPNGKRRVIGSFSHGSMANALPQAIGAQFTDRNRQVVSMSGDGGFTMLMGDFLTLVQYNLPVKVVLFNNSSLGMVELEMLVGGLPSFGTTNKNPDFAAVARAAGAYGVRVEKPKELQSALKDAFKHKGPALVDVVTDPNALSIPPKISADMVTGFALSASKIVLDGGVGRMVQMARSNLRNMPRP